The nucleotide sequence AGGTAAATAGTAATCAGTAATTTCCTCAAGAGACATATTTTGGAAATCAATAATCCAGCGACTCGGTTCAGCATTAGGATTATCAGTTAAATCCGTTGCAGAAATTAATCGTTTAATAACAGTTAGATTTAGATTATTTTGTTTAATCCATTCATCAGCCAGTGTTTGGGAAATAAAAAATCCTTGACTATTAGGTTGAACACCAACAAAACTTTTTTTCAAATTAGCAGATAATTTAACAGCTTTAGATACATCAACTAATGATGTTAAACTAGAATTAATTTGCGGAACAAAATTGCCATCTAAAAAACAAGATTTGACCGGAATTTTACACCAATTGACAATACTAACATAAACGACGGCTTCACCCGACCAAACTTGACTTGATATAGCATTATAAATATGACCCTCATTTTCAATAATATAATCTAAACTCGATTTTCTATTTTTTCCCTGACAAATAGAATTAGTTGCAACTAAACCAATTCTACCCGTTTTCGATATAGAATTATGCGCTAATCTAAACCAATAGCAAGCAAAATCAATTTGCGCTTCCATATCATTAAATTTATTAAATACTTTCTTAGCATATTCATCCCCTAATTCTTGACGAATACGATAACCTCCCAAAAACGGAGGATTACCAATAATAGCATCAGCCTTAACCCATTCCGTAAATAAAGCATCGGTACAAATAATATTTTGATCTAAAGTATCTAAAGGTAAGGAAGGTTCATTTAAACCTAATTTATCGATAGCAACCTTGCGTCCAATCATTAAAGTTACCTTGGCTAATTCTACCGCAAAAGCATTGATATCCATGCCATAAAACTGTTGAGGACTGACCTTTTGAGTATAACCAGAAATATCCTCAAAATTAGCGATTTTCTCGAATAGTATTTTTTCAATATATTTTAACTCTTGATAGGCGACATAGAGAAAATTACCCGAACCACAAGCGGGATCAAGAATTTTATAATCAATTAATTCCCGATATAAATGTTTTAACTCCCTTAAGGTATTCGCTTCACTGATGCGATTTTCCCAATATTCCCGAATGGTGGGTAAAACAATACTTCTAATATCAGATTCTGAGGTAAAATGAATGCCGTGAGCATGACGTTGTTGTTTAGATTTTTTCTGGGTTTTATCGGTATAGTTCAAAGCACCTTCAAATAAATTCCCAAAAATAGAAGGACGGACTTTACTCCAATCTTGACCCGCACAAGCTAATAATAAATTTAACTCCCCGTATTCTAACTTAATCGGATGAATTTCTTGAAATAATCCGCCATTAAAATAGTCTACTCCTTCATAACGTCCATCGGGAACAACCCCGGTTTGATTCATAGCTTGAAACAGTCCCCCTAAAATATCATAAGCATTCTCTTGATCTTCCAGACAATCTTGTAAACAACGGGTAAATATTGCGGGGGGAAGTAAACCAATATCTTCGGCATACATCGCTAAAACACATTGTAAAACAAAACGTTGTGCTTGCAGGGGGGTATATTTTTTAAAATGATTTCTTTCCCCTCGTTCTAATAGAGAATGTAAAACATCTCCTAAACGTCTGGCTGCTTTTTCTGTAATTTCAACTTGATTATTTTTAAATTGAGGACGGAGATTTTTGGCTTCTAAAAAGCTAAATGCTGGAATGCGTCTAGGTAAATCTTCTAAGGCTATGATATCAACCGGGTCATCAGGTTGATTATCAAAATCATAAATATGGAATTCATCAAAGTTACATAAAATTACATAACGGGGGCGATCGCTTTTTTTGATTCTAATATAATATCGTTCAGCTTGGGTGCGATACTCTCGATCTTGAAGATCACTCCCCCGTTTTTTCATCTCAATTAAAACATGATTTTTCCAGAGTAAATCAGCAAACCCCATATTTCCTGATTTCCCGGCTTTTTCAATGCGTTGCTCAAAGGTTGCTCCCGCTTGTAATGCGCCTTCATATCCAAAAGCCTGAAACAAACGATCTAAAAAAATTTGCGCTTGTCCCTTTTCATCTCCAGTTATATACTGTTGACAATAATTAACAAATTGCTGCAAATTTTCTGGTGTAGTGGGCATAAGTACAATCCATGATTAACCCTGGGTTTCATTATATTCCTTAAGGATTAATACATCAACTGGGTTTCTGTATAGGACTGTTTTATTTTTTTTGGTAAATAGTTCCTAGATGTTGAGGTGCGTGCGTTGGCACTTACGCACCCTACAATCTAGGAAAATAATAACAGATTCAGCCAAACAATTGACATTAACTTTCTTTGAGAGAATCTAATCTTTAGTTCCCAAAAGCATCTTTGATGTTATCAACGGTATTCTCAATTGCATTCTTAGTATTGTCTACCGCTTTCTTAGTCCGAGAGGCATCTTGATTGGCTCTTTCTTCAATTCGTCCGCTATCTTTGCTGGCTTTACGCTCTAGGAAACTACTATTGTCCGTTGCTCGATCAACTCGATCAGCATTTTTATTGGCAGTTTCTTTTACCTGATCCTTTGCATTGTCAATGAAGTTTTTGGCTCGTCCAGTATCTTTATTAACTTTGTCTTTAACTTGATTACCTGCGTCTGATATAGTAATCAAGTTAGGAGCGGGATTAGCCATTGCAGCAATGTTCGTTGAGAAAAATATCCCTTGCCAAAAAAAGGCGATCGCTGAGATAAAAAATAAAGTTGTCATCATCCAGCGTCCCACTGTTGAAGCCAATTGGGTAAAATAATTCGGTTTCATAAAATACATTGTTTTGAATTTAACATTTTATTTGTACTTGATCTAGCTGGCTAACTAAATCTTTCCCTAGACATAATTTTTTTGTTCGTAAGTTGCTGAAATAATTCTCTCTTAGGATAGATTATAACTCTTGCAAATTAATTTTGTAGATTATGCTCAAGATAGAATTTATATCAATAGTATCGATAGGGGTTGGATTACAAATGAAAATCCCTATCCTTAAAAACAAGATGATCAAAAGTAAATTTATTATGTACGAGTATCAATGATTTTATAAGATGCTTTTTGACCCACAGTAGAGACAAGAGGATGAGGATGAATAAGAATGGTTGACTGTTGACTGTAAGCGGCTATCTCCCCCCGCTTCACATTCCCTCTGCGCCCCCTCTGTTGAAAAATACTACAAACTTGTATTATAATGAGATGGACGAGCTTAGGGGAAGCTGAAGGTATGGATTTATCTGCAAAAGATCTCGAAATTACCCTAAATGTATTACAGCATCTTGCGGATCATCCGACTCGCATGAATTCTCAAGAGCGGTTGAGAAGTTTAATCATCAAAATTTATAAACAGGATCAAAAGCAACAGAAGCAACGAAACCAACAACTTAAAGCTTCTCAACAAAAGCCTTTAATTAAAACAGCAGAACTTATAAAAACACCCCTTAATTACCCTTCAATTTCTGAAAAAATTCATTCTATTATTATAAATAATAGTAGAAAATATTTTCCTCCTAAAAAATGTTATATTTGCCAAAAATATTATACGCAAATTCATCATTTTTATCATTTAATTTGTCAAAATTGTGGCGATTTTAACTATAAAAAACGCTTCCAACATCAGGATTTAAGCGGACGAACTGCATTAGTAACTGGAGGGCGGATTAAAATTGGCTATCAAATCGCTTTGCGACTGCTTCAAGATGGTGCTAAAGTCATTGTTACGACCCGATTTCCAGGGGATGCCATAAAACGGTTTAGTCAGGAACCTGATTTTGAGCAATGGCGCAAACGGTTAATGA is from Planktothrix sp. FACHB-1365 and encodes:
- a CDS encoding DNA methyltransferase, which translates into the protein MPTTPENLQQFVNYCQQYITGDEKGQAQIFLDRLFQAFGYEGALQAGATFEQRIEKAGKSGNMGFADLLWKNHVLIEMKKRGSDLQDREYRTQAERYYIRIKKSDRPRYVILCNFDEFHIYDFDNQPDDPVDIIALEDLPRRIPAFSFLEAKNLRPQFKNNQVEITEKAARRLGDVLHSLLERGERNHFKKYTPLQAQRFVLQCVLAMYAEDIGLLPPAIFTRCLQDCLEDQENAYDILGGLFQAMNQTGVVPDGRYEGVDYFNGGLFQEIHPIKLEYGELNLLLACAGQDWSKVRPSIFGNLFEGALNYTDKTQKKSKQQRHAHGIHFTSESDIRSIVLPTIREYWENRISEANTLRELKHLYRELIDYKILDPACGSGNFLYVAYQELKYIEKILFEKIANFEDISGYTQKVSPQQFYGMDINAFAVELAKVTLMIGRKVAIDKLGLNEPSLPLDTLDQNIICTDALFTEWVKADAIIGNPPFLGGYRIRQELGDEYAKKVFNKFNDMEAQIDFACYWFRLAHNSISKTGRIGLVATNSICQGKNRKSSLDYIIENEGHIYNAISSQVWSGEAVVYVSIVNWCKIPVKSCFLDGNFVPQINSSLTSLVDVSKAVKLSANLKKSFVGVQPNSQGFFISQTLADEWIKQNNLNLTVIKRLISATDLTDNPNAEPSRWIIDFQNMSLEEITDYYLPFEYLKIHVKPERENNREAVLREKWWRFKRTNEAMRKALDKLSICFLIPCHSKWFIPLPSPIQYLPNNSITVIASDDYYILGILTSSLHRIWVKAQSSTLEDRTRYTNTTCFETFPFPQTPSKKIVETIRKTAMDLHEYRSQEMEKKGWGITQLYNQYYPEPASKLYQLHQNLDQWVIEAYDFKPEDNLLEKLLELNQECAEKEKRGEVIIGAVAPHF